TCAAATCCAAAATCCAAAATTGAATTGATTCGCAGGTGCCTGATCCTATAAGGTGAATACCTGCTCAGCCCGGCGCTATAGATCGGGCCTCACTTCCGTCCTTCCCGTCTGCTCGGGGGTGACGGTCGCTGCGGGTCGGGCCCAGGATCGACCCTCAGAGCCGGGTCGCGCATGCAAGCCTGGTTGCAGTTCGCCTGGCTTGATTGGGGCAATGTGACATGCACTGGAATCAGTGGACGCTCATGGACGTTGTCTTCATCGCCATCATTCTGGTGTCGACGGGCTTCGCCGTAAGGAAGGGCCTGGCGCGCGAAGTGATCAGCCTGGTGGCGCTGTTCGGCGGCTTCATCCTGGCCGCTTGCTATTACCCGGCTGTGGCCCGCTGGTTTCTGGATGTGACGCGGACGGAGGCCATCGCCAATCTGATCGGTTTTCTGGCCATCTTTTTAGCCTCCTTGCTGATAGGAGCAGTAGCGGCATTCCTGGTGAACCGATTCATCAAAATGGCCTCTCTCGAATGGATCGATCGCCTGATGGGAGCAGTGTTCGGCTTTCTCAGGGGTTGGGCGGTAGCGTCCATCGTGGCCCTTGCCCTCATCGCTTTCCCGCTACGTCAGAACACTCTGGCACGATCCGTATTCGCCCCATATCTGTTGGCAGGAGCTCGTGCTGCAGTTTTGCTTGTGCCGCAACAATTGAAGCTCAAATTCAACGAAGAATACCAGAAGATCTTGCAG
This window of the Terriglobia bacterium genome carries:
- a CDS encoding CvpA family protein, which produces MHWNQWTLMDVVFIAIILVSTGFAVRKGLAREVISLVALFGGFILAACYYPAVARWFLDVTRTEAIANLIGFLAIFLASLLIGAVAAFLVNRFIKMASLEWIDRLMGAVFGFLRGWAVASIVALALIAFPLRQNTLARSVFAPYLLAGARAAVLLVPQQLKLKFNEEYQKILQTWNHNRSSV